From the genome of Uranotaenia lowii strain MFRU-FL chromosome 1, ASM2978415v1, whole genome shotgun sequence, one region includes:
- the LOC129758163 gene encoding uncharacterized protein LOC129758163 yields MKPHCCHPQENWARKKKHQENISTGSTSRTSVNLSFDEKEKSEAKAVLVVAVVKEPGIEFSRPGLVLKKQAKARESRLLCVVFRVNTIVQENPKPLEERLGKNEPFEKSAELWTKTRKKALKAPGAEEDNTCQVNLATESRREFRKKTNKREEGKDKGPSKPGHGTGLQKGKVPESPFTEGALFFPFFSSLFSPSSSERTTVRKESRESTEITGKRRTTRSEITGKRRTTRSEITGKQLCSIEISAYQQQLCCPGNFHPRAEKFCTSFHPDRRERPDHRILINNNWTVIRRVGGHHRATVISYGLFIRFIDGVSHDIWWLVSVLFDTQGSNSDGRSFAPRATGVC; encoded by the exons atgaaaccgCACTGTTGTCATCCGCAAGAAAACTGGGCAAGGAAGAAAAAGCATCAAGAAAACATCAGCACCGGCTCAACTTCACGCACTTCCGTGAACTTGTCATTCGACGAGAAAGAAAAAAGCGAGGCGAAAGCCGTCCTCGTCGTCGCCGTCGTAAAAGAAC CTGGGATCGAATTTTCACGACCGGGTCTCGTGCTAAAAAAGCAAGCAAAAGCTCGTGAAAGTCGTTTGCTGTGTGTTGTGTTCCGAGTcaacaccatcgtgcaagaaaATCCCAAGCCGTTGGAAGAACGGTTAGGAAAGAACGAACCGTTTGAGAAATCCGCCGAG CTGTGGACGAAGACCcggaaaaaagctttaaaagcaCCCGGAGCAGAAGAGGACAATACGTGCCAAGTTAATCTGGCCACTGAAAGCCGCAGAG AGTTCCGAAAGAAAACCAACAAACGGGAAGAAGGAAAAGATAAAGGGCCAAGCAAACCCGGCCACGGAACCGGCTTACAAAAGGGAAAAGTCCCCGAGAGCCCCTTCACGGAAGG GGCTctctttttcccctttttttcttctcttttttctCCCAGTAGCTCCGAGCGGACAACAGTGCGGAAGGAATCGCGGGAAAGCACCGAAATCACCGGGAAGCGGAGAACAACACGATCGGAAATCACCGGGAAGCGGAGAACAACACGATCGGAAATCACCGGGAAGCAGCTTTGTTCAATCGAAATAAGTGCCTACCAACAGCAGCTGTGTTGTCCGGGAAATTTTCATCCACGTGCGGAAAAATTCTGCACATCATTTCATCCGGATCGCCGAGAACGACCGGATCATCGAATCCTCATCAACAACAATTGGACCGTCATCCGAAGAGTCGGTGGCCACCACCGAGCCACGGTCATTTCATACGGTCTCTTCATACGATTCATCGATGGTGTTAGCCACGACATCTGGTGGCTGGTGTCGGTACTATTCGACACTCAAGGCAGCAACAGCGACGGACGGTCGTTTGCTCCGCGAGCCACCGGGGTGTGTTAG
- the LOC129758174 gene encoding uncharacterized protein LOC129758174, giving the protein MSVWNGAPQGVPIEDGENSKEKNVQLPEESVAKIQDGGVKKPFEIFSYKENDEGPYRVVVLKIEESDESDVGINKISVGKVLSQNGFMKAVLDIKKVGRNKVIVYLSDLKEANRMCHCQNFALRKLKAYIAKEFVTVKGVIGGIPFDTDDELKEDLVSEKEIVEVFRMFRRDQGKKFPITKVGVVFRSSQLPRIVRLYGVNIRVEPYISKTVMCNKCLRFGHVAKHCKGRPRCINCGESHKGSDECERETNCVHCNGKHRATEVLCPEREKQKNIKRIMANKNFTYQEAKDELRVATKNGFSILADQNEFPTVYESYAKAVTQSKTPIAPSSHNLGKRKQVAPNRKEHIKVDLVNEIAGTSKESGDESIKNKKRRATSQLVVATDEITMEQHLELRKRWEDKLKEMIEQKESYRAVMSTSFQKLTEILSGNETSGAYSMMVELYKAIGQILGMKISEDITGDMTNDEELPNTTE; this is encoded by the coding sequence ATGAGTGTCTGGAACGGTGCCCCACAGGGGGTACCGATTGAAGATGGGGAAAATTCGAAAGAGAAAAATGTGCAATTGCCAGAAGAATCGGTTgctaaaatccaagatggcggagTGAAAAAaccgtttgaaattttttcatataagGAGAATGATGAAGGGCCGTATAGAGTTGTTGTgcttaaaattgaagaaagtgATGAAAGCGATGTTGGAATTAATAAAATCTCCGTGGGCAAAGTTCTTAGCCAGAATGGCTTTATGAAGGCGGTGCTAGATATAAAGAAAGTCGGTCGGAATAAGGTGATCGTTTATCTTTCCGATCTCAAGGAAGCAAACCGGATGTGCCATTGCCAAAATTTTGCGCTGCGAAAATTGAAAGCTTATATTGCGAAGGAGTTTGTTACCGTTAAAGGTGTAATTGGAGGCATCCCGTTTGATACTGATGATGAACTCAAAGAGGATCTGGTAAGCGAAAAAGAAATAGTCGAAGTATTTCGTATGTTCCGCCGAGACCAAGGTAAGAAGTTTCCAATTACTAAGGTGGGGGTTGTCTTTCGGAGCAGTCAGCTTCCTCGAATAGTTCGTTTATACGGCGTTAACATTCGAGTTGAACCATATATATCGAAAACTGTCATGTGCAATAAGTGCCTTCGTTTCGGCCATGTTGCTAAACATTGTAAGGGCAGACCAAGGTGTATAAACTGCGGTGAGAGTCACAAAGGATCTGATGAATGCGAAAGGGAGACGAACTGTGTACACTGTAACGGAAAGCATAGAGCGACAGAAGTGCTATGTCCAGAGCGAGAGAAGCAAAAGAATATCAAGCGTATAATggctaacaaaaattttacatatcAAGAAGCGAAAGATGAGTTACGGGTAGCAACAAAAAACGGTTTCAGCATTTTAGCAGATCAAAATGAGTTCCCAACTGTATATGAGAGTTATGCAAAGGCAGTTACGCAATCTAAAACGCCAATTGCACCTAGTAGTCACAACTTAGGTAAACGTAAACAGGTAGCACCAAACAGGAAGGAACATATAAAAGTAGATTTAGTGAATGAAATAGCCGGAACTAGCAAGGAAAGTGGGGATGAGTccattaagaataaaaaacgtagAGCTACATCGCAATTGGTAGTAGCTACAGATGAAATTACGATGGAGCAACATCTGGAATTAAGGAAACGCTGGGAGGATAAATTGAAGGAAATGATAGAACAAAAAGAGTCGTATAGGGCAGTGATGAGTACTTCATTTCAAAAGCTAACAGAAATTCTTTCGGGAAATGAAACTTCGGGAGCGTATTCTATGATGGTTGAACTATACAAAGCGATCGGTCAGATCCTTGGAATGAAAATAAGCGAAGATATTACGGGAGATATGACTAATGATGAGGAACTTCCGAATACTACAGAATAA